The Haloplanus sp. GDY1 genomic sequence TCGAGGTCCTCGGATCGATCCGAGAGGTCGAACGACATCGGTCCGTGGGCCGGGCTGTCGATGGCGTCCATCACGTCCTCGAAGAAGTCCTCGGGCGTGGTCGGCGCCTCCTGGTGGACCCTGATCGTCTCCGCGAGCCGTCTGGCCGTCGATTCGGCCTCGTCCTCGTCCTCCGGAGCGGACTGGACGGCGAAGCGCCGAGGGCGGTCCCGCGTCGGGAGGTGGGGATCGATCCCGTCGTCGATCTTTCTGGCGACTTTCGCGCCGACGCCGCGCACGTCGTAGGGGTTCTTCGCGTACGTCTTGAGGTGGTAGACCCCGACCCCGGGGTGACCGAGATAGAGGTCTTCGCCGACGCCGTCCCGACGCTGACCGGCGACGGCGCGCCAGCCGTCCGGCTCCGCCGTCCCCTCGCTCACGTCGTCGAGGATGTCCTCCCAGTCTCTGACCCGCATGGGTCGCCGTTGGGGCGCGGCTCAGGTGAGCCTGTCGGTCGCCCCGGGGCGGGAGACGCCCACCTTCATACTCCACGCGACACAACCCCCGCCGATGCCCGAAATCGAGATCACGCCCGAACAGGAGGAGCGCCTGCGCGCGCTCCAAGAGGACATCGCGCGCGACGTGGTCGGCAAGTACGGCCACGTCCGCCCCCGCGACGCGGTGGAGTTCCTCCTCGACCGGTACGCGGAGGACGAGGACGCCGATCCGGGTGACGGCGTCGAGGATGGGGCGGCCGCTGCCGCCGACACCGATGGGGCGGCTACTGCCGCCGACACCGATGGGGCGGCTACTGCCGCCGACACCGATGGGGCGGCCGCTGCCGCCGACGAGACACCCGACCCCGATGAGGTGGCCGCCGACGCACCGGAGGCCGCCCTCGACGACGCGGCCGACGGCGAGTCGGCGACGGCGCGAGTCGTCGACCAAGAGGGGGCGACCGACGGGGAGACGTCCGGCGGTGACGACGCCATGTTGAACGAGATGATGAGCCTGCTGGACACCCACGACGACAAGTGGGGCGAGTCCGGCGGCGACGAGCGATACGAGGTGGAACTGCCCGACGGCGGGACCGAGCAAGTGCGAACCAAGGACGACGTGAAGGCGCTCCTGTTCGAGCATTACCGATGACGGGGCTCCTCGACGGACTGCGCTCCTGGCTTGGCGGCCGCTTCGGTGCCGGCGGCGAGCAGGCAGACGAGGAGGGGGCGGAGACGACGGCCTCGAACGACCGGGACGGAGGGAGCGCGTCGGCCGTCGCCCACCGCGACGACCGGCCGCTGGAGACGCCGGCGACCCTCGATCCGTCGCCGCCGGCGGGGGAGCCCGACGGGTCGCCGCCGGCGGACGGGCGCGACGCCGCGACGGCCGACCGCGACCCGGGGCGGGTCGAGATTCCCGACGCCGAGGGAGGCGACGCCGTGTCCGTCCCGGAGGCCGAGCGGACGGACGCCGGGGGGAGCGGCGCGCCGACGGACGCCGGGGACGGATCCGGGGCGGGGGAGGGAGAGGCGTCCGATCCCGCGGCGGCCGAGGACGCCGACGCCTTCGCGTGTTCGGTGTGCGGGACGCGCGCCGAGGACCCGAGCGGTGGCTGCCCGCTCTGTGGCTCGACGGACGTGCGACCGGTGTCGGGTCCCTCGGGCGGTGACTCCGCCGAAATCGGGCAGGGACGGACGGCGGTGTCGGAGGCGGACGACGAGGCGGTCGACCGCCTCCGCGACGTTCGGGGCGGCGGTGAGTGATCCACACCCACAGGGTTTTTCGCCGCCGACCGCCCACCCTCGGGCGTGAACCTCCGCGGGACGATTCTGGACGTTGGCGAGGTGCGGACCGTCTCGACGCGGCACGGCGAGCGCGACCTGGTCGAGACGGTGATCCGTCCCGACGGCGACGGCGGGCAGACGACGCTCCCCGGCGCCGTCGACGACCGGTCGGTGACGGTCACGCTGTGGGGGAAGTGGACACACACCGCCGACCACGCCGCCGAGGGGATGGACCTCCTCGTCACCGACGTCGAGACGCGGGAGGACGGGAGCCACGCCACGACCGGCGACTCCTACGTCGTCGTCGAACCCGACTTCCTCGTCGACGTGACCGACGTCCGGTCGTGGGTGCAGTGCCCGCGGATGTACTACCTGAACAAACTCTCGGGCGTGCCGCTCGCCTACCCGGTCGTCAAGGGGACCATCGTCCACGAGGTGTTCGGCGACCTGTTGCGGGGGCGTGACCTCGATTCGGCCGTCGCGGACCACGTCGAGGCGGCGGGCCTCGAACTCGGTCTGCTGGGGCGGGAGGCCGACGAGGTGCGCGACGAGGTGCGGCGGAACGCGTCGGCCATCGAGGGGTGGCTGGCACAGGACACCCTCACCGACGAGGACGAGTGGCGCTCGGAGTACACGCTCATCAGCCCCACCTTCGGCATCAAGGGGCGGGCCGACGCGCTCCGCCGCGGCATGCCCGTCGAACTCAAGACGGGCAAGAACACGAAGCGCGACCCGCGATTCCACGACAAGATCCAGGCGGCGACGTACGCCCTCCTGCTGGGCGAGTCGGGCGACCCGCCGGACACCGGGACGCTCCTCTACACGAAGAACGCGGCCCTCGACCGGTCGGAGGCGAGCGGCGACCTCTCGCCGGCCAAGGAGTTCTCGGTCGGGCGCGGACTGCTGGAGTTCGTCGTCCGCACGCGCAACGAGATCGCGGCCGCCGAGGCCGAGCGCCGCGTGCCGACTGGCTACGAGGCCGACGCGAAGTGCGAGTGGTGTTTCGAGCAGGACACCTGCATGGTCGTCTCCGGCCGCCTCGATCAGGAGTCGAAGGCCGGCCAGGTCGGGACCGCCATCCCCGAGGCGGAGCGCGCGTACTTCGAGGAGTTCTACCGCGCCATCGAGGACGAACGCCGGGCGGTCCACGACGAGTACCGGAAACTGTGGGAGCAGAGCGCGGCGGAACGCGCCGACGCCGACCGGGCGCTGATCGACCTCGACCCGCTCGGCCGCCGGCGACTGTCGGGCGGCGACTGGGAACTCCGGGCGCGGGTGCCGGACGGCGCCGTCTCGAAGCTCCGAGAGGGCGACGTGGCGCTCGCCAGTTCGGGCGACCCGATCCACGGCGACGCGGAACTCGGCCGCATCCGCTCGCTCGGCGACGAGGCGGTCGTCACGGTGGACGAACCGCTGGACCTGCGCCGTCTCGACGTCTACCCCTCGGAACTCTCCGTCTCCCGCCAACTGACGGCGCTCCACGACGCCCTGCTGAAGGGCGACCCCGACCGCAAGGACGTGCTCTTCGGGCGCCGCGACCCCCGATTCGACGACGTGACCGAGACGTTCGTCGACAACAACGACGCCCAGAACGCCGCGATCCGGCGGTCCCTGGGCGCCGAGGACTTCGCGCTCGTCCACGGCCCGCCGGGGACGGGCAAGACCTACACCATCGCCCACCTGATCCGGGCGCTGGTCGACCGGGGGGAGCGCGTCCTCCTCTCGGCGTTCACGAACCGCGCGGTCGACAACGCCCTCGACGCCCTCCGGGAACAGGGGTTCGAGGACGTGGCCCGCATCGGGACGACCACGGGCGTCCGCGATGACATGCTCGACGTGCGCCTCGAACGCCGGGGCGAGCCGAACGACCGGGCGGCCGCGCTCCGGTCGGCGTCCGTCGTCGCCGCCACCACCGCCACCTGTGGCTCCCGAACCCTCCGCGAGGAGGAGTTCGACGTGGCCGTCGTCGACGAGGCGTCCCAGTTGACGGAGCCGGGAACGTTGCTGGCGCTGAACCTCGCCGACCGGTTCGTCCTCGTGGGCGACCACCAGCAACTCCCGCCGGTGGTCCAGTCCGGCGACGAGCGACTCGCCACCTCGCTGTTCGAGCGCCTCCACGACGAACACCCCGAGGCGGCGGTCATGCTCGACCGCCAGTACCGCATGAGCCAGCGCATCCAGGCTTTCGCCTCCCGGGAGTTCTACGACGGCGCGCTCCGTCCCGCCACGCCCGAGGTGGCGGGCGGGACGCTCGCGGACCTGCCGGGCGTCGACGGCGACCGACTTCCCCAGGAACTCCGGCAGGGCGTCCGCTTTCTCGATCCCGGCGGCCGGCGCGAGGGCAACGCCAACCCCGTCGAGGCCGACCGGGTGGCCGCGGTCGTCGAGGAGTACCTCGACGCCGGCGTCGATCCCGAGGACGTCGTGGTGATCGCCCCCTTCCGGGCGCAGGTGGCGGAGATCGACCGCCGGGTCGACGTGGCCGTCGACACCGTCGACCGATTCCAGGGATCGAGCGCCGAGGTGGTGGTGGTCTCCTTCGTCGCCACCGGGGATCTGGACGGTCCCATCTTCGAGGACACCCGACGGGTGAACGTCGCGCTCACGCGGGCGAAGAAGGCGCTCGTCCTCGTGGGGGACGCGGCGGCGCTCGAATCCGAGCCGTTCTACGCCCGGATGCTGGACTGGGCGCGGCGCTAGTCGTCACCGTCACCCTCGATCTCCGCCGTCACGCGCTCGTGGAACTCCCGGAGGACGGCGTCCTCGTCGTCCGCGAGGACGGTGTCGGTGGCCGCGAGCGTCGCGAGGCCGAACGCCCGGGGCGAGGGCGTCTCGACCGTTCGCTCGACCACCTCGATCCCCCCGTCGCGGATCCGCCGGAGGACCGACTCGATGCCCGCGACGTGGAGTTTGTCCTCCAGCAGTTCGCGGTCGGTCTCCTCGATCACCGCGAAGTCGTCGAGGTCGTCGGCCAGCGACAGCAGCGTCTCGCTCTCGACCTGCTGGCGCGCCGCCGACTTCTCCGTGCCCTTGTACCGCTTCAGGATCATGAGCGACCGCGTGGCGTCGATGCGGAAGTACCGCTTGCGGAGGTCGGTCCCGCGGAGGGCCGACCGGAGGTCCGCCCGGACCGCGTCGGGGTCGAGGCCCCGGAGGAGCCCGGAGACGTCGAGCCGGCGGTTCAGCGGCATCGAGAGGACGAACCCGTTGTCGGCGACGGCGACGGTGACGCTCGCGGTGGTCTGGTTTGCACACCTCGCGGCCAGCAGGCGCGAGAGGCCGTCGTTGACCCGCCGGCCATAGACGGTGTGGACGTAGTAGCGCCGGCGGTACTCCTCCCGGTCGCGCTCCTCCTCGATCGCGATCCGGTCGGGCGTCGAGACGCCCGCCGGCCCGGCGAAGGCGACCTGTCGATCGTAGAGGCGGGTGAGGGCGCGCACCGCCCGTTCGGAGAGGACGTCGCCGCGGAGCCAGTCCCGGAGCGCGGGCGGCCCGCCGGCGTCCAGGCGGTCGAGGACGTCGCGCTGGAAGGCGAGGATTTCGCGCGCGAGGTCGAACGCGAGCGGCAGGCGCTCGGAGTACCACGAGGGCACCGTCGGCCGGGCGTTCGTCCGGTCGACGTACACCTTCGACCCGCGGCGGTAGCGGAACTCGAAGCGCTCGCCGCCGATGACGAACACGTCGCCGGGGTCGAGGGTGTCGAGGTAGTCCTCGTCGAGGTGGCCGACCCACTCGTCGCTCCCCCGCACGATCACCTCACAGGAGAAGGAGTCGGGGATGGTGCCGACGTTCGTCAGGTAGATCATCCGGGCGAGGCGCCCCCGCTTGCCGATCAGGCGCTCGCCGACGTCGAACTCCGGGTGGTGGTGGTCGCCGTCGGGCGGGTCGTTGGCGTCCCGCCAGATCTTCGCGTACACGTCCCGCTCCGCCAGCCCCTCGTAGTCCGCGGTGAGGTAGCGAAACAGCGTCTCGAAGTCGTCGTCGCCGAAGTTCCGGTAGGGGTAGGCCTGCCGGAGGATCCCCCGCACCTCGCGTTCGGGGCGGACGCGGTTGATCGCCATCCCGTAGACGTGCTGTGCCGCCACGTCGTAGGCGTTCTCGGGGACGAACACGCGGTCGACGAACCCGGACTCGGCCTTGCGGGCCATCACGGCACACTCGACCAGGTCGTCGCGGTCCAGCGCGACCACCCGCCCCTCGACGACCTGTCCGACCTGGTGGCCGGCGCGGCCCACCCGCTGGAGGAGAGCCGCCACCGACTTCGGCGACCCCACCTGCACCACCAGGTCGACGTGGGGCATGTCGACCCCGAGTTCGAGGCTGGTCGAAGTGGTCACCACGTCGAGGTCGCCGGCCTTCAGCGCCGACTCGACCGCCTGCCGCCGGTCGGCCGAGAGGCTGCCGTGGTGACAACCGGAGTCCGACTCGTCGTACCCGTGGCGGTCGCGCAGCGCCTGCAACACCCGCTCGGCGCCCGACCGGGTGTTCGTGAACACCAGCGTGTTGGTGTGGGCGTCGATCAGGTCGTCGAGCCGGTCGTAAAAGCGGTCGCGGACGACCGCCCCCGGCGTGGCCACGAGGTCGTCGACCGGACAGTCGACCTGCAGGTCGAACTCGCGGGCGAAGCGGGCGTCGACCACCTCGCAGTCGCGGGGCGGACCGCCCGGCGACTCCCGGCCGACGAGGAACTCGGCCATCGTCCCGACGGGGTCGACCGTCGCCGAGCAGCCGATCCGGGTCGGCGAGCCGTCCGCCAGTTCCGTCAGTCGCTCCAGCGACACCGAGAGGTGGGTGCCGCGCTTGGTCGCCGCGAGCGCGTGAATCTCGTCGACGACGACGTACTCCACGTGGCGGAGTTTCTCGCGGAACTTCGGCGAGTTGAGCAGGATGGCGAGCGTCTCCGGGGTCGTGTTGAGGACGTGTGGCGTCTCGGCGAGCATCGCCCGCCGCTCGGCGTCGTCCGTGTCGCCGTGGCGGGTGGCGTGTCGCACCGACGTCGACTCGCCGCGTGCCGCCAGTCGCTCCCGAATCCCGTCGAGGGGCTCCGCCAGGTTCCGGTGGACGTCGTTCGCGAGCGCCTTCAGCGGCGAGACGTAGAGACAGTACACCGCGTTCTCCAGTCCGCCCGCCCGCTCCCGGCGGAACAGTTCGTTGATGATGGCGGTGAAGGCGGCGAGGGTCTTGCCGCTCCCGGTCGGCGCGCAGACGAGCGCGTGCTCCCCCTCGGCGACGAGGGGGATGGCCTCGCGCTGTGGCGGCGTGAAGAAGCCGCCGTTCTCGGGGACGTACTCGCCGAACCGGTCGATCCACCAGTCGCGGACGGCGGGGTCGAGCAGTTCGAGGACGTCGGCGTCGGCCGCGGCCGACGCGTCGACGTCGCAGTCGGCAAGCGCGTCGACGACTCCCTCCTCGGGCCGGTCCATCGGTACGAGGTTGGTGCGGACGACCAAGTGGGTTGTGCCGGCCGCCTCGGCGGACGCGTGCTCCCGGCCGCTCCGGAGCGCAGCCGCTCGACCGCGCTCGCCGAGAGGAAAGAAGGGATCAGGAGAGTCGTCGGAGCGCGATCAGCGCGACCAGCGCCAGCCCGACGAACGCCACGAGGTAGACGGGATCCTTCGTGATCGCGTCCAGCCGCGCGTTCCGGAGTTGTCCCTGAAGCGGCGTCCCGTCGGCGGACGACTCCGCCGCGGCGGCACCGCCGGAGTGGTCGTCGCGGTTCTCGCTCGACCCCCCGTCGCTGCCGTCCGTCGCCCCCGCGCGCTCGCCCGAGCCGTCCCCGAGGACGGTCAGGTTCGTCGCCCGGGCGTCGGTGGTGTAACTGTCGCCGCGCTCGTCGCCGAGCGCCGCCACCGTCAGATCGAGGCCGGTCGAGCCGGGGCCGTCGCCCCGGAGCGTCACCCTGGCGATGGTCACGTCTCCGGTGTCCGCGGTGTTCGTCAGCGCCGCGACCATCGTCGCCGACGAGCCGTCGGCGGCGAGGTCGACCCGACTGGTCCGTGCCGAGGGATCGCCCAGCAGTTCGACGTTCGTGATGCTCGCTATACTCGGGTCCGTGAGTGCGACCGTGACGTTGTACGCGCCGACGCCGCCGCTCGCGTCGTCGACGACGACGTCGACCGTCGTGGTCTCGGAGACGGCGACGTCGTCGGCCGCCGCCAGCCGAACCGTCGTGGCTCCGGCCGCGCCGACCGTCGCCGCGGCCACGAGGAGCGTCACGACGACGACGGCCGCGAGTCTCGGTCCGCGTCCCGTCAGCAGGTCGCAAGCTGTGTCTCGGTTCATGTGTGGTGGGTCGTTTCGAGAGGGAAGGGGAGAGGAGAACGCCGACCTAGCCGGTCAGCTCGAAGAAGAGCGCCTGGACGTCGACGATGTTGACCGTCCCGTCGCCGTTGAAGTCGAACTTGTCGGGGTTGTTCTGGATCGCGTCGTCGTCGAGGTTGGCGAACAGGGCCTGGACGTCGACGATGTTGAAGTTCCCGTCGCCGTTGATGTCCTCGTACTGCTCGTCTGCGTCGGCGTTGGTCACCGGGTTGGCGAAGTCGCCGACGACGACCTCGGTGACGGTGAGCGACGCCCCGTTGGTGCCGGTGACGGCGTAGTTGTTGCCGTCCTCGTCGCCGAGGGCCGTGACCGAGGTGTCGAGGTCGGTCGAGCCGGCGTTCACACCTTCGACGGTGATGGTGGCGACGGTCACGCTCCCGGAGTCGGCGGTGTTCATCAGCGCGGCGTCGATGGACACCGACGAGCCGTCGGTCGCGATGTCGACCTGCGAGGTCTGTTCGGCCGGGTTGCCGAGCAGTTCGACGTCGGTGATCTGGCCGACGCTCGCGTCGTCGAGCGAGACGGTCGCGGTGTAGGCGCCGACGCCGCCGTTCGCGTCGTCGACCACGAGGGCGTACTCGGTCGAGTCGTCGGTCGCGATCTCACTGCTGGTCGGCGAGAGGCTCACCGACGTCGACTTCTCCGTGACGGAGAGCATCGCGCCGCTGGTGCCGGCGACCGTGTAACTGGTCCCCTGTTCGTTCCCGATCGCGCTGATCGAGGGGGAGAGGTCGGTCGATCCCGCGGCGCTACCCTGGAGCGTGATCGTCGCGACGGTCACGCTCCCGGTGTCGTCGGTGTCCATCAGCGCGGCGTCGATGGCCACCGACGAGCCGTCGCCGGCGATGTCGACGTTCGTCGTCTGGCCGGCCGGGCTTCCCTGCAACTCGACGTCGGTGATCCCGCCGACAGCCGCGTCGTCGACCGACACCGTGGCCGAGTACGCCCCGACGCCGCCGTTCGCGTCGTCGATCACGAGGTCGTACGCGGTCGTGCCGCCGACGAAGGTCTGGCTGCTCGACGGCTCCATGCTCACCGTCGTCTCCATGTCGGGCGAGGGCTGCGTCTGATCGTCGGAGACGGTCACCGTCTCCTGGGCAGTCGCCGTCGCGCCGTCGTCGTCCGTGACGGTGAGTTCGACCGTGTAGGTGCCGCTACTGGTGTAGGTGTGCGAGGGCGACGCGCCCGTGGCGGTCGCTCCGTCGCCGAAGTCCCAGTCGTAGCTCGCGATGGAGCCGTCCGGGTCGGTCGACGCCGAGGCGTCGAAGCTCACCGACTCGTCGGTCTCCGGGTCGGCCGGCGAGTAGGTGAACGAGGCGCTCGGGGCCTGATTCGACGGCCCCGCGTCGACCGTGACCGTCGACGACGCGGAGGCGGTGACGAAGCTGTCGTCGTTGGGGTTGATCGCCGACAGATCGGCCGTCACCGTCCCGTCGCCGCTGGCGCTCGACGGGACCTGTACGGTGTAATCGACCGTGTGTGTCCCGCCGGACGTCCAGATCCACTCGTTGGTCGAGGACTTGAACGTCGCTCCCCCGGTGGCGTTCTGGCTGATCAGCGTCCACCCGCTCGGGAGGTTCGCCTGCACCGACGGGGCGTTGTTGTCCGTCGCGTCCACCTGCACCGTGAACGTGACCTGGTCACCGGGGCCGACCGTCGTCGTCGACGGTGTCTGTGTAACCGATACCTGCGTGGGGTCCGCGCTCGCGATGCCGACCGCTCCGACGGTCGAGAGCGCGATCATGGCCGCGACGAGCGCGGCGAGTCCCCGTCTGAACGTGCCGTGATTCGTGTAGTTCATCTGTCGTGTGGTTGCCGTTGGGATTCGCTGTCGGGGTCGCATCCCGCCCCGTCGATCCGAGGGCGGGTCGTCCGAGAGCACTTCTCGGATGGTCGGAGGCCGATCACCGCAGTGGTCCTCTGGACGTGGTGGGGACGGGCCGGCGCTCGACGCCGGTCGGGGGCATCCCCGAGCGGTCCCGTCTCCACCACCGATCCACACCGCCGATCCGACGTGCGCTCGGTCGGACGGGCCGTGACGGCGGTCGCGTCGCCGACGGCGGTCGACCGGTCACGGTCCGGGGCGGTACGGGGGTGATCCGTCATCGGTATCGGCGATCGGACCGCGGTCTACGCGGTGGTGTTCCCTCCCGAGGAGTCCTCGACGATCTCGATGGCCGACACTTTCGCGTTGTCGTTGACGGCTTCGAAGTCGACGTCGAGGGTGTCGTCGTCGGCCGACACCTGGAACGTCTCGACCGTCCCGACGAACCGACTGCCGCCGGCGGCCTCGTAGGGCTCGTAACTCTCGACGAGCGTCTCGTTGTCGACGGTGATGTCGAACAGCCGCGGCGCGGCCGAACTGTTCTCGTAGTCGCCGCCGTAGGTGCCGATCTCGGCGAAGTAGAGCCGGACCTCGTAGCTCTGGTTCGCCTCGGCCGGGAACTCGTAGGCGAGCGTCCCGCCGTCGTACCGCTCCGACTCGAACAGCGCTTCCGGCGTCCCTGCGGGCACCGACGAGTCGAACGCGATGTCGAAGTCGTCGCTGTAGGTCTGTTGGCCGTTGACCATGTACGGCGAGGGACTACCGCCGGTGTCCCCGCCCCACGCCGGGCCGCCGTCGCCGGCCGCGACCTCGGCGCCGCCGGCGTTCACGCGGTAGAGGACGTTACCCTGGACCGGTTCGGTGACCGTCACCGTCGTCGTCGCCGTGCCGGTGGCGCCGTCGTCGTCGGTGACGGTCAGTTCGACGTCGTAGTCGCCGGCGCTCGTGAACGTGTGATCGACCTGCTGGCCGGTGGCGTCGGTCGTGCCGTCGCCGTCGAAGTCCCACGCGTAGGACTGGATCGTCCCGTCCAGGTCGCCGGACCCGGCCGCGTCGAAGCTCACCGTCTCGTCGACGGTGATCGACGACTGGTTCGCCGTCGCCGACGCGTACGGGGCCTCGTTTTGCGCCGATCCGCCGACCTCGATCACCTCGATGGCGTTCACCTGCGGGTTCGGGTCGTCGACGCTGCTCGGCCCGTGGAAGAAGTCCAGGTCGATGGTCCCGTCGCTGGTCACCGTGTAGCTCTCCATGTGACCGACGTTGTCCCCGGAGTTGGCGACGATGTCGTAGTTCTCCTCGACGGTCGTGCCGTCGATGGCGACGTCGAACGCCCGGACGCCGGCCGATCCGGCGAACTGGTCGGCGTAGTAGAGGCGCAGTTCGACGGTGTCACCCTGGGGCACGTCGAGTTCCCACTGCATCTCCGGGCCTTCGGGCGGGTCGCCGAGTTCGGTCGCGAACACCTGCTCCGGCGTGGAGTTCGGCACCGTCGAGTCGACCGAACTGGCCGGTCCGCGGT encodes the following:
- a CDS encoding ATP-dependent helicase, which produces MNLRGTILDVGEVRTVSTRHGERDLVETVIRPDGDGGQTTLPGAVDDRSVTVTLWGKWTHTADHAAEGMDLLVTDVETREDGSHATTGDSYVVVEPDFLVDVTDVRSWVQCPRMYYLNKLSGVPLAYPVVKGTIVHEVFGDLLRGRDLDSAVADHVEAAGLELGLLGREADEVRDEVRRNASAIEGWLAQDTLTDEDEWRSEYTLISPTFGIKGRADALRRGMPVELKTGKNTKRDPRFHDKIQAATYALLLGESGDPPDTGTLLYTKNAALDRSEASGDLSPAKEFSVGRGLLEFVVRTRNEIAAAEAERRVPTGYEADAKCEWCFEQDTCMVVSGRLDQESKAGQVGTAIPEAERAYFEEFYRAIEDERRAVHDEYRKLWEQSAAERADADRALIDLDPLGRRRLSGGDWELRARVPDGAVSKLREGDVALASSGDPIHGDAELGRIRSLGDEAVVTVDEPLDLRRLDVYPSELSVSRQLTALHDALLKGDPDRKDVLFGRRDPRFDDVTETFVDNNDAQNAAIRRSLGAEDFALVHGPPGTGKTYTIAHLIRALVDRGERVLLSAFTNRAVDNALDALREQGFEDVARIGTTTGVRDDMLDVRLERRGEPNDRAAALRSASVVAATTATCGSRTLREEEFDVAVVDEASQLTEPGTLLALNLADRFVLVGDHQQLPPVVQSGDERLATSLFERLHDEHPEAAVMLDRQYRMSQRIQAFASREFYDGALRPATPEVAGGTLADLPGVDGDRLPQELRQGVRFLDPGGRREGNANPVEADRVAAVVEEYLDAGVDPEDVVVIAPFRAQVAEIDRRVDVAVDTVDRFQGSSAEVVVVSFVATGDLDGPIFEDTRRVNVALTRAKKALVLVGDAAALESEPFYARMLDWARR
- a CDS encoding PKD domain-containing protein, which encodes MNYTNHGTFRRGLAALVAAMIALSTVGAVGIASADPTQVSVTQTPSTTTVGPGDQVTFTVQVDATDNNAPSVQANLPSGWTLISQNATGGATFKSSTNEWIWTSGGTHTVDYTVQVPSSASGDGTVTADLSAINPNDDSFVTASASSTVTVDAGPSNQAPSASFTYSPADPETDESVSFDASASTDPDGSIASYDWDFGDGATATGASPSHTYTSSGTYTVELTVTDDDGATATAQETVTVSDDQTQPSPDMETTVSMEPSSSQTFVGGTTAYDLVIDDANGGVGAYSATVSVDDAAVGGITDVELQGSPAGQTTNVDIAGDGSSVAIDAALMDTDDTGSVTVATITLQGSAAGSTDLSPSISAIGNEQGTSYTVAGTSGAMLSVTEKSTSVSLSPTSSEIATDDSTEYALVVDDANGGVGAYTATVSLDDASVGQITDVELLGNPAEQTSQVDIATDGSSVSIDAALMNTADSGSVTVATITVEGVNAGSTDLDTSVTALGDEDGNNYAVTGTNGASLTVTEVVVGDFANPVTNADADEQYEDINGDGNFNIVDVQALFANLDDDAIQNNPDKFDFNGDGTVNIVDVQALFFELTG
- a CDS encoding hydrogenase maturation nickel metallochaperone HypA, producing MTGLLDGLRSWLGGRFGAGGEQADEEGAETTASNDRDGGSASAVAHRDDRPLETPATLDPSPPAGEPDGSPPADGRDAATADRDPGRVEIPDAEGGDAVSVPEAERTDAGGSGAPTDAGDGSGAGEGEASDPAAAEDADAFACSVCGTRAEDPSGGCPLCGSTDVRPVSGPSGGDSAEIGQGRTAVSEADDEAVDRLRDVRGGGE
- a CDS encoding ATP-dependent helicase, with amino-acid sequence MDRPEEGVVDALADCDVDASAAADADVLELLDPAVRDWWIDRFGEYVPENGGFFTPPQREAIPLVAEGEHALVCAPTGSGKTLAAFTAIINELFRRERAGGLENAVYCLYVSPLKALANDVHRNLAEPLDGIRERLAARGESTSVRHATRHGDTDDAERRAMLAETPHVLNTTPETLAILLNSPKFREKLRHVEYVVVDEIHALAATKRGTHLSVSLERLTELADGSPTRIGCSATVDPVGTMAEFLVGRESPGGPPRDCEVVDARFAREFDLQVDCPVDDLVATPGAVVRDRFYDRLDDLIDAHTNTLVFTNTRSGAERVLQALRDRHGYDESDSGCHHGSLSADRRQAVESALKAGDLDVVTTSTSLELGVDMPHVDLVVQVGSPKSVAALLQRVGRAGHQVGQVVEGRVVALDRDDLVECAVMARKAESGFVDRVFVPENAYDVAAQHVYGMAINRVRPEREVRGILRQAYPYRNFGDDDFETLFRYLTADYEGLAERDVYAKIWRDANDPPDGDHHHPEFDVGERLIGKRGRLARMIYLTNVGTIPDSFSCEVIVRGSDEWVGHLDEDYLDTLDPGDVFVIGGERFEFRYRRGSKVYVDRTNARPTVPSWYSERLPLAFDLAREILAFQRDVLDRLDAGGPPALRDWLRGDVLSERAVRALTRLYDRQVAFAGPAGVSTPDRIAIEEERDREEYRRRYYVHTVYGRRVNDGLSRLLAARCANQTTASVTVAVADNGFVLSMPLNRRLDVSGLLRGLDPDAVRADLRSALRGTDLRKRYFRIDATRSLMILKRYKGTEKSAARQQVESETLLSLADDLDDFAVIEETDRELLEDKLHVAGIESVLRRIRDGGIEVVERTVETPSPRAFGLATLAATDTVLADDEDAVLREFHERVTAEIEGDGDD